A region from the Lycium barbarum isolate Lr01 chromosome 8, ASM1917538v2, whole genome shotgun sequence genome encodes:
- the LOC132607204 gene encoding secoisolariciresinol dehydrogenase-like has translation MGSASFLSTIGKRLEGKVATVTGGASGIGEATAKLFSEHGAKVAILDVQDELGNSVSNALGGSSNCIYIHCDVTNEDDIQNAVDKTIATFGKLDIMLCNAGISDEMKPRILDNMKADFERVLSINVTGVFLCMKHAARVMVPTRSGCIISTASISSVVGAAASHAYCSSKHAVLGLTKNLAVELGQFGIRVNCLSPYAMVTPLAMKAVGLENEQLEQALGTVGNLKGVTLRVDDIAKAALFLASDDAKYISGHNLFIDGGFSVYNPGLGMFKYPEF, from the exons ATGGGTTCTGCTTCATTCCTTTCAACAATCGGCAAAAG GCTAGAGGGGAAAGTAGCTACGGTAACTGGAGGAGCTAGTGGCATCGGTGAAGCAACTGCTAAGCTCTTCTCTGAACATGGAGCCAAAGTGGCCATTCTCGACGTTCAAGATGAACTCGGCAACTCAGTTAGCAACGCCCTTGGAGGCTCATCCAACTGCATCTACATCCACTGTGATGTCACAAACGAAGACGACATCCAAAACGCCGTCGACAAAACCATCGCCACGTTTGGAAAACTCGACATCATGCTCTGCAATGCTGGCATATCGGACGAGATGAAGCCGAGAATCCTCGACAACATGAAAGCGGATTTCGAACGGGTCCTCAGCATTAACGTGACAGGAGTTTTCTTGTGCATGAAGCACGCCGCTCGTGTCATGGTCCCGACACGTAGCGGTTGCATCATCTCCACCGCCAGCATAAGCTCCGTGGTCGGAGCTGCAGCATCGCATGCATACTGCAGCTCCAAACACGCCGTGTTGGGGCTTACCAAGAACCTGGCAGTGGAGCTGGGGCAATTCGGTATCCGCGTGAATTGCTTGTCGCCCTACGCGATGGTTACACCGTTGGCGATGAAGGCCGTTGGGCTTGAAAATGAACAGCTTGAGCAGGCTTTGGGTACGGTTGGGAACCTTAAAGGTGTGACTTTGAGGGTGGATGATATTGCAAAAGCAGCACTATTCTTGGCAAGTGATGATGCTAAGTATATCAGTGGGCACAATCTATTCATTGACGGGGGATTCTCTGTGTATAATCCGGGTCTAGGCATGTTCAAGTATCCAGAATTCTGA